The Tenrec ecaudatus isolate mTenEca1 chromosome 12, mTenEca1.hap1, whole genome shotgun sequence genomic interval CTTCTCGTACCAGGGACGGGCTTCCAGGTGAGTGTGACACCTGCCTGTGCGGCCTAGTCCAGGGGcgccgtggtggtggtggggggtggcaccctgtgggtttgcttcctgtttcccaGCATAGTCTCCCTCTCCTAAGGCTGCTCTCCTCTCTGAAGTCTCATCCAAGCTCGTTCTGTCTTCTACCTCTACCCTGATGGATcctgagccccaggctggagtcctctggctcctcctccctcaggtTCCCACGGGTCTCGCGGAAATCGTCGAGGCAGATGTCAAATTGCCGTCAGCATCTTCCTCCTTAGACTCTGCACCATCTGCGTAACCTCCGGCTACCACTCTTACCCTTCTGGGTGCCCGGAGCCGGAACCTGAGTCAGCTGGAGGCTGACCCCTTCTCCTCCTGTCCTCTCTCTCAGATCCACTCCTCCGTTCTCCTCTTGGCAGTACCTCGCTTGGGGCCCTCATCCCTTCCTGCTGGGCTTGGGCAAAGAATCCCGTCCTCCGGTCTCCCTACTTGCAGACGCCCTGGCTCCATCCAGCCCGGTGGTTGGCTGCAGAAAGCTTGAGAACCAGCTCTGATGCTGTCACTGCCCCGTGGCCACCCTCCCTGGGTTCTCAGTGCTGCTCCACCCACTCCCACGCCAGGCCCATCAGCTGGCACCATCCGCAGCTGCTctccacccagaatgctcctccaccctccctgggaCTGACGCCCACCCACCTGCTGCTTTGTCCTTCTATGACCCCAAGAAGTCACGTCTGGCTGCCCCCTCCCAACTGAAACCGGGCTCGTGGtgtcaaagctgactcacagtgcccgcTCAGACAGAGCAGACGTGCCCCTCGGGGTTTCCACGACGGAAGCAGCTGCCACGTTTCTTCAGTGGGGCAGCCAGTAGGTTTACACCACCAAGCCCTTGGTTGGCAGCCCACTTACCTAGGCACCCCCAGGGCACCCAGCCCCCACACccaattttctttccttctcctaGTCCCTTGGGACTCCAGGGCAGAGCTGTAGAGAATGGCTGTGCTTGGATTAGAGTCCCACTCTAAGGCCTGTTGTCGGACCCTCAGCCCCACACGTAGTGCCTTCTCCTTCCGGAGTCAGCTCCAGTCTTGCCTTCCCAGACGCCCCTCCTCCCTGGGCTCATCCACCGCCCGTGGCTGTGCTGTGGTCACGCTGGCTGCCGGTGCAGGCCACGCAGTCTTCTAAGTGTTTGTCCTCGCAGCAGCCATTGTAGAGACGTGTGCGCGCCAAGGGCTGGTCCCTTCCCTGGCCCAGCCTCCCCCCGCTCGGCAGTGGCTGAGGTGGGATGCTGAGCCCAGCCCATCGGGCTGGAGAAGCCATTTTCCTCACAGCTGACTACTGCCGCTGTCCTACCGCCCTGCTTCGTTTCTTCAAATCCAAGCTCaggccaccgagtcgatgccgactcacagcaagcctctgggacagggtaggactgtccctgggCGCATCCGAGACCTGGAACTCTAGGGGAGCGGAGCACCCGTCTTTCTCCtctggggtggctggtggctccCACCCGCTGACCTTGCTGTGTTAGCAGCCATCAAGCCACCAGGGGTTCTAAAAGCAGCTTAGAATAGGTGTTGCCACAGATCCACCGTGAAAGCGGCATGTGTCCCGTCCGTCTGTCCTGGAGGAATTGGGAACCGACCCCTGAGTTCTCGGTTCGTAACCCTTGCTCCTGCCCTCTCTCCGAGCAGCCTGGAAGACTTGAGGGCCCTCAAGGGAAAACACTTCCTGCTGGACCCCCTGCTGCCAGAGCTGCTGGTGTTCCCCCCGCACACGGACCTGCATGAGCACCCGCTGTACCAGGCCGGCCACCTCATCCTCCAAGACAAGGTGGGGAAGGCAGGCCGGTAGAAGAagggaggcagaggcagaggcagaggcgtGGCAagtcctggcttgggcttaggtcCACCCAACTGCTGTGCTCTGCTCTGCCAGGCCAGCTGCCTCCCAGCCATGCTGCTGGCCCCACCGCCGGGCGCCCATGTCATCGATGCGTGTGCTGCACCGGGCAACAAGACCAGCCACTTGGCTGCACTTCTCAAGAATCAAGGGTGAGTGCCGCCGCCGTGCAGGCTGGGAGGGGACCCTGGATAGTCCTGAGGACCAAAAGAAGCCACCTTCTTCAACGCCTCCTCCTCGGCCTCGGAAGTTCTCAGGGATGACCACACACACGGGGAAGAGTCCCCAGGGCAGGCATCTGACCGTGGACCGTGGGAACCATTTTAATAATTTTCCTGTGCCCTGGCTTCACGTTGCCTTACTGTGTAGGTCTGAGGGCTGGACAATTTAGGCACACGTGCTGctgaaaggagcccaggtggctctgcaggttaagcgttgggctgctgactgcaaggccagcggttcaagcccaccagcagctccaagggagaaagatgaggctgtctgctccaggcgAGGTTAACAGCCTGAGAAATCCATGACTCCTCGTGCCCCtgcaggatggggtagaactgctcctgtgagtttctaacgcttcgcaggagtagaaagcctcctgggagcagctggtggtttcagactcctGACCTTTCTGATCGCAGCCCCAGCTGAGCTGACCACtacggcaccagggctccttcaggaatCCGACGCAGGGCAAACTCCAAGTTCACTGCCGTCAGTCGAATCTGACTCCCAGTAGCCCAgcaggagagggtagagctgctcctgtgtgtttctaagaGTGTCCTTCTCCACCGGAGGAGGAAGCCTCGTTTTTGCGGCCATAGAgcagcgggtggggtgggggtgggtttccagcggttggttagcagcccacaagCCTGCCAGGGCGCCTTAGGAGGGGCAGGACTTGTGAGTGTGTGTTCTCTCCGGGCCCCAGGCGGGTGACTCCTCTCCCCACTGTGGCTCACcttgcctctccccacccctagGAAGATCTTTGCCTTTGACTTGGATGCCAAGCGGCTGGCCTCAATGGCTACTCTGCTGTCCCGGGCAGGCGTCTCCTGCTGTGAGCTAGCCGAGAGAGACTTCCTGGCTGTCTCCCCGTCCGACCAGCGGTACCGCCAGGTCCAGTACATCCTGCTGGACccctcctgcagtggctctggtgAGAAGGGGGAGCAGCGGTTTAGCCAGGCCTAACCATTCTTGGATTGAGTTGGCCTTTCTAACGGTGCCCCCCGGCCAACACCGGCTCCTGGTGTGCTGTCTGGAAGATGGTATGGAGTTCAGCGTGGAGCCAGGCAGGCTGTGCAGCTTGGACAGTGCCTCTCTGCTCCACAGGTATGGTGGGCCGACAGCTGGAGGAGCCCGGAGCTGGCCTCCCCAGCAAGGAGCGCTTGCAGGCCCTGGCAGGGTTCCAGCAGCGAGCCCTGTGCCACGCACTCACCTTCCCCGCCCTGCAGCGCCTCGTCTACTCCACGTGCTCCCTGTGCCAGGAAGAGAACGAGGACGTGGTGCAAGAGGCTTTGCAGAAGAGCCTCGGGGCcttcaggtaggcaggtagggcCTGGGCCCATACTCAAGCACTAGGGCCTTCAGGTAGGGCTGGGCAGGCTGGTGGGAGGAGCCGCTCTCAACCAAAAGCCCATGCTGTCTCCTCTCCAGGCTCGTGCCTGTCCTGCCCTCCTGGCCACACCGAGGACTGGGCACCTTTCCAGGTGCCGAACACTGTCTCCGGGCGACCCCTGAGACCACGCTCACTGGAGGCTTCTTTGTTGCAGTCCTGGAACGGGTGGAGGTGTTGAGGTGAGGAAGGTGGGATCCTGCTCAGCTGATACCTGAGGTTCTGGGCGCATCTAACGGcgccttcctcctcccttccccccaccagcTCTACCTCTCCCACTGAGACACCAGAGCTGACACCAGAGCAGCCACGCACAGCAGCTTCAGCCCTCAAGAGGAAGAGAAAGCGGCGGCGGAAGCCAGTAGCCTGTGCCAGCGTGCAGCCTGGCATGTAACGCAGGCACAAGCGGCCAGTGGGAGACTGTTCCTGCCACAGGAGGCAATGcctgccccgtcctgtggcccctccccatccagatgATGATGCCCACAGAAGGACAGCAGCACAGCACGGTCATGGTAGATCACAGCTTTTATTCATAATGACATAAGCAAGGGGGAAACCGCAGTCACTAAAAATTCCACCTAGATTCAACATGACCCACGTCTTTTGTCATGGGGAACCCCAGTCTCCCCGCCCactgcgcgtgcacacacacaccaccacacactcAGCCATACTAGGGTAAGCCTTTTCAGGGGGCAACTGTCCCCTCTGTGGAAGGCTAACTCCACCTCCCACTTGGTACAGGTAGAAATGGAATTTCTAGAACATTCCCCTCCTTGCCTAACAGCCCTCAGGGACTGGCGCTTCGGGCAGGCCCCTCTCCTTGGTTCTGTGCACGCAGGCACTGGGCTCTTAGTGGCCGAGGAGGGAGAACTATGGACACCAGTCACACGGCGTAAAATAAGAATGAAGTTGATCCCCGGGGCCCAGCAAGGCCACGTTCGTCCCACAGGACAACCAAATGCACGGCAGCTACTCCTCGTCGGGCTGGCCGCGGAACCAAGCTCGAAGGAATTTAAAAGGCCATTTAGCTTacatacaaaaataaatttttatttagttaaaaaatgtttaaatagtttttcttttaatttagacACAcatccacacttcttccaagggcACGGCCACAAGGCTTGTGGGCCTGGGGTAGCTTTTGGAGCGAAGGAAGAAAGGGACCACGGGGCTATGACTGCAAGTAACTACGGACACTTCCTTCCCTCTGCTCTCCTGACACCGGGGCTGCCCTGTGGTGAGGCCAGGGAATGGGAAGCCTGTGGGAGGTCTCCCTGGCCCATCTGTACTGCCGGCCCCTAGAAGTTGGGGGTCAGTACTTGGAGCCAGGCGTGTCACCCCCCACATTCTACTCCCATCAGATAACCTCCACCAGGCTTGGCGTGCCCACCACATGCCATCACACGCACAACCCACTCCTGCCTCCACACTTGCTTCACCAAGAACAGCCGCACAGGACAGGTGCACACAtgaccccaggcctgcccagGCCCAAGGACACagatgtgtgtggaggggggtggTGAGGGGCAGGGAGCAGCCCTACCGGCTCCACAGCCGGAGGGCAATGGGGCCAGCATCCTCCTCTCGGAGGACGGCTCTCCCAGCCAGACCACCCGGCTAACAGTCTTGAGCCACTAAGCGCTTGGGCCCTGCTGGCAGAGACACAGGGCTCAGGCTCAGCAGGAGGGGGGTGCTGGAGCACCACCCACAGAGGCCTCGAGGGCAGCTAAGCTCCAGCTCCTGAGGACACAGGAAGGAGGGCACAGCAGCAAGATGGACAAACCGGCCTGGGCGGGAGGGGGCTGGACAGCTTAGGCCGGCCAGCTCCCCAGCAGGTGCTCCCGAGGTGGGCTGGGGCTGCTCAGACACTAAGGAGTCAAGAACGCAACGGCAGCATGTACAGACATCTCTTTAGTTCTCCAGCCTCATGGGGGACCAGGTTTAAGCAGAACACAGCTGTGCCCATCGTCCTGGTCCCTCCTCCCTCGACACCAGAGGAGACAGGGCCCAGGGGCAGCTTCTTGCTGCAGTAATAGAGGGGGCAGAGGTTTGCCCAGCAGGTGCTAGGTCCAGTTCAGGCAGGGATGGGGGAATAGGGACAAGGGACAAAGGTTATTTCTTGCGGGTGTGCTGCCTTCGGGCCTGCAGTCGCTGTCGCGCCCCTGGGGTCTTGGGTCCCGCACCAATGGAAAAGGAAGGGGCCGCCGATCCTGGAAAGATGCAACAAGACTCATCAGGGCACAGCCGCCCTCAACAGTGAGCACACAGAGTGTGCTGGGGTAGGCTGCCCTGCTGCAGCCGGGGCCCCCTCTTCTGGAGCCAGGAGGCACTGCTACAAATGGCAACTCGAAGCCCCCACAAAGCAGGCCAGGGGGGACTCAGATCAGCTGCAGGACGCGTCCCCTGCTTAGCAGCCAGGCGCCTCCGCCGGTAAGGCCGGGTGGGAAGTgggtccccccaccctccacagtCGACAATCAGATCATACTGGTAACAGAACTTGCTGCTTACCAAAAGGTCCGATGGGAGCAAAGCCCTGGGCGGCTGTGGGGGCGGCCCCAAAGGAGAGGCCGCTGCCAGACGAGCCCACTCCTTGCGCAGGTGTGCTCTGCCCGAAGGTGGGCGTGGAAGTGCCTAGGAGGAGAGTACAGGGCGGAGGAGTTGAGGCCAGTGGGAGAGCACACAGCAGGGAACCGGGGTGGGAGATGTGCTCTGCAGAGAAAGCACTTCCGATCGATCAAAAGGATCCCCCCCAGGCCACCTGGGGGGCAGGGTCATGGCGGCCTAGGTTGGTTGGTTGCAAGTCCCCTTTCCTGGGTCTCTTTCTCCACTCACTGGGCCCCTCATCCCCAAACCAGAGGCCTCCAGCAAGTGGTCCCCAACTCTCCCCATGGCAACCCAGACAATTAGTGATTGTCAAGCTGCCTCCATCCCACCTGGACGCTGGCTGTGTCAACACTGCTTTCCCATCGGCCCTTCTAAATGGAGGAGGCTTGGCCTTCTCATGGGCTGCAGAAAATCCTGCTCCCTGGCGCTGCTTCCCAACCACCACCTTCCCAGGCCAGGCCAGCTGCCCTCATCAGTGCCAGGACCAAGGGTTGGAGCCCACTGGTGGCTCCATAGGAGGAAGGTGATACAGGGGCCAGTGCTGCCTGCCCTCTGGGgtcaccaacttgatggcagggagtataTGACCTGCTTGCCACACCTCTGGTCACTGAGGACACCagtctctgcccccacccctaccccttatACAGTCCAGTTCAAACAGCCCTGCAGGGTTTTCTACACCCCAACGCAACCTGGCTGGGGAAACCTTTCCCTGCCCTGACTCATCTCCCCCAAACTCCACACCCCACAATTTCCCCAAACACTAAGCGAAGCCCTGAAAGCCGCCAGGGGCTGAACTCCTGACGGCTAGCTGCCACTGGGTGAAGGGGCAAGGCCGCCCCACTTCACTCCCTTTTGACAGTGCTTTCTTTCCTGAAGAGGAGGTGCTTTCCGGAAGTTGATCAAATCAGAAATGGAATGGAGGTTTCCCCACTTTAGCACATCTCAGCCTGCCCAAGCACTCTTCCTCACTCTGCCCCCTCTGTTCCATCTAGCACCATGCTCCTGTCCTCAACCCCATGCCCAGACCCTTGTGAGTGTCAAGTTCCTTAGCCCACCTCAACCCCTCAAGGCTCTCCAGTCTatgctgccctggcttccctgacGGCCTTGGCTCACCTCCAAAAACAGGCTTGCTGTCCGGTGTATTGGGCACGCTGAAGGCAAAGGGGGTACTCTGACTGGAGGTGCCCAGTGTGTTCTGACTCAAGGTGCCCCCAAAAGGTGCAGCAGTACTGGTGGTCCCGCTCTGTCCCACTCCGAAGTTGAATGCCCCAGGGGTGGTGCTGGTGCTTGGGGGTGCCACATTGATGCCAAAGCCCCCACTGCCAGCTGGTGCCACCGAGCCCCCAAATGCGAAGGGCGATGGAGTTGTGCTGCCAAACAGGGAGCTGCcggctccactgctggtggtctgggTGGGGGTGCCAAAGCTCGtggccgtggtggtggtggtggccgcCGGGGCAGCCGCAGTGGCACCGAAGGAGAAGACGGCCGTGGCGCTGCCAAAGGCAGGCTGGGTGTTGGCAGGGGTGCCAAAGGTGGAGGCTGGGGGCTTCAGACCACCAAAGGCTACTGGTGTGGTACTTCCAAAGGCGggctggctggggctgggggttgcACCTGTAGCCGTGGCCGAGTTCCCAAAACTGAATGAGCTGCTGCCAAAGCTGGGGGCCAGGGTTGGCTTGGTGACCCCTGGCTGCTGTCCATCTGTGGCCCCAAATGGGGCCTGGGAGGTAGCTCCTGGGTACGAGGGGGGAGGGGGCTTGGTGCTGGCGCCAAAAGGAATGTTGAAGGCCGGGGTGGTGGTGACTGTCAGGGTGGGCTGGCTACTGGTTGTGGGGGCTGGCGTGGTGAGGCTGCTTCCGAAACCACTGAAGCCGGCAACAGTGCtgccgccgctgctgctgctgccaggggctggctgcCCGGCACTGGGGAGGGCCTGCCCaaaggtggtggctgtggttgaggCGGGCACGGCAGGGGGCTTGCCAAACTGGAACATGGAACTCGTGGCCGGGGCAAAGCTGGCCCCAGGGGCAGGGGGTGCCCCAAATAGGAAAGGTTGGGAAGCGGAGGTGACGCTCGTTGCgacagccccaccctggggccccCCACTGCCGCTGAAGCTAAAGGTGGGCTTGGGAGCCTCGGCCGAGGGGGCAGTGGCTGCTGTGGAGGTGGAACTAGGCAAACTGGTTAAGAGAGGAGCAGCTGTTTGCTTGAAGGAAAAAGGTGTCGCCAGGGACCCCGAGGCTGGTGGCCCTGTGTTGCTGAAGATGTGCTTGAACGAGGGGGTCGAGGAGCTGGACGTGGCGGGGGGTGCCGAGCTGGAAGGTGGAGCAGTGGTGACGGAGGGGCTGGCGGACAGGGGGTTCTCCTCACTCTTAGGTGGGACCCCAAAAACGGGCTTGAACAAGGGAGACGCTGAAGAGGTCGGGGGAGCTGCAGGGGGGTTGGAAGTTGGGGTATTTAGCATTCCAAAGAGGATActtggcttgggggtgggggatgaggcaggtgggacagggggtggggtggatgtcTTAGCCTGGAGGCTCTGGGGCGACATGATGGTGTTGGAGGCTGGAACTGTGGACTCGGGAGTCAGCCTTGGGAACGCATCGGGGACTTTCAAGTCTGAAGAGGGTCCCGACTGTGAGGCCCTAGGAACGGCTGACAGGTTGGTTGTCGTCAGTGGTGACTGGGCCCCTGTGGTGGCCACTTCAGCAGATTCTGCAAGACAGAAAGCTTCACTGAGAACAGGACTTCTGAGCCCAGCAGCGTAATGCTGGTCAGTGTGAGGCCCTTCCCCGTGCCCAGCCTGGATACGACACCTATAGCACAGGCTGAATACCaatcccaaacaaaacaaaaactcagtgccccctcagtgaccctacaggacagggtagaacggcctctgAGTTTCCGAGACAAACTATAGGAATagggagccctgtctttctcccacacagcggagggtggtttcaaactggtgacttgtggttaacagcccaacatgtaacaactatgccaccagagttccttaccTCCAAAGCCTCTAGGTGCACTCTTCACAGACTACACACTCAATAACTGAATGCCCACGAGTCAGCTGCAACTCCTAGTAGCCCTCTTAGAGGGGAGACtgttccctggggtttccaaggctggaacgcTTTACAGCagtacagcctcatccttctcccattcagcggctggtggatttgaactgctggccatgcagtGAACAGCCCAACATGCTAACCATGACTCAACCAGAGCTCCTTCCGCAGACCACGCTAGCCAGAGCACAGGGGCTGCacacagggacaaaggaagaTGCCGTTCACCTGAACTTCGGTACTCGGCCCACAGGCTGTGGAGGGTGCCACGTTAGTGCTTGGCCCCAGGAGAGGCAGTCACAGCCAACAGACCCCTGGAAGCTCGTGGGAGGGTGGCATGGTCTCCTAGGGAGCACATTCATGTTTCTGAGGGAGCTCTGGGAAAGCAGACAGCCGTGCTGCTGCCGAGGACAGCGGGGTCGAGTTAATAGTCAAGGGTACGGCACCCAGACGAAGCTCCCGTGCCGTGTTCACCTGCCTTACAACAACGCAACTAGGGAGTCCCGCCACTTCTAGGTGCTCCCAGCTCGGCTTTGTTAGGTAAGCCAGGGCTGGTTCTGCTTGCAGCAACCCACAGGCTTCCTTCCCAACTCACCAGGCTGGGCTGGAGGGGCGTTTCCCAGAGGGCTCTGCATCTTCTTTAGGCTCTCCAGCAGCGGgtttgagcttgtggctgggagTGTGGGCGCTGAGACGGCTGGCCCAGCAGCAGGCGTGGGGAACGTCAGAGGTGGCTGAGTGCCAGGTGTGTTCTCAGCAACAGGGCAGGGGGCAGCATCTGGAGGAAGGACGGAAGGAAGGCTGAGAGGACGGGGCCGCTCAGAGGGGCGCTGTAACTCCGGTTTGACCTGCATCTCAGGCACAAGAAAACCAGCACCGCTCCCTGGGCCCCTCCCACCGGAAGCCCTCTGTTAAGCAGCCCCCCAAGTAGAGGGTGTCCCTAAGTCAGCCTGTCGAATACCCCTCACCTGTCTTCTCCTCCAAGACCCTGTTGAACCACTGCAGCGAGGTcttcttctccaggtccaggtctTCGGCAGTGATGGTGTAGCCGAGCTGGGGCGGGGGAGGCTGCAGAGAAACCCAGGCATGCTGGGTCAGCCACAGGCGATGGCGCTCGTCTTCCCAGGACAACCCCTCCTCAGGGAGTGAGGACTCGGGGAGCTCTGAGCTGGGACAAGGGGGGGCAGGTAAACAAGCCCTTACCAAGGTCAGCTGGTCCCCTCGCCTGGAGGGCAGAAGCGGGGTCTTCCGTTTTCGCTGCCCCACGCTGCCTTGCGTGGGTGGGGAAGTCCACATGGCCTGCTTCTTCTGGGCGGCTGGATCTGCAACTGAGGAGAGCAGTGCCGGCTGGTTCCCACTGCCCTCGGTCCACAGGGAGGCTTTGCCTGCTCACCTGAGAGGGCCCCGGGAAGTGGTGCCTCCATCTTCCAAAGTCTGGGCTCCTGGGGTTGGGGGACTTCCAGCCGTCCAGAAGACAGAGCGAGAGAGAACCCACCACTTCCTGGACACCCTTCCCTGGGCCTCTCGGGGAGCGCTCATGCCAAGCTTCTCCCTGCACCCCCGGCCCCGTCCTCTCCCTCCCGTCAAAAGCTGCCCAGCTCACCGCTCTCCCCCTGGGCCTCCCTGTCCATGACCGGTGGAGGTGCAGCGCTGGGCTGATGACACGTCTCCTCTTCTCTGcaaggggggggggataaagggcAGAACTGAGCTCACTGGGGCGTCTTGGATAACTTGGTGGCCTCTCCTCAATGACCAATTGCCGCAAGTCAAGAACACCCAGGATCTCAGAGCTCAGTCTGTCTGgacacaaccaaaacaaacccggGGAAGACCATAAGGGCAGGCGGCTCATCAGAGCCACAGGAAGACCCTTACACATTAAAACAGTGGTTTTTACGCTGGAGCTAGAGCCCGCCAAGATCCTGGAGTCTTAAGATGTTGCTCTGACCGCCCCCCCAGGACTCAAACCCCTAGAGCAGTGGTGtgcaaccttcctcaggctgcacGCCCTCAGTATTCCTCACATGGTGgcaacccccaaccataatattatctCTGCtgtcacttcataactgtaattggtACTGCTATGaaccgtcatgtaaatatctgctacgcaggatgtattttcactgttacaaattaaacataattaaagcatagtgatgaatcacaaaacaatgcaattatatattgtaaaatatttacggTATGTCTTTtcctggtcttaggtgacccccgggaaagggtcattcgacccccaaaggggtctcgacccagaggttgagaaccactgccctagaggcttAAGCAGGAGACAACAGGAACCAAGCCTGCGGAGGTGACGGCCGGGGCCCGAGGAACGGTGTCAGCGGCACCGACCATGCAGGTCTGAGCTGCCGGAGAACCACCGGAAAGGGGTGCTTCACGAGCTTTCTCCCAGACGCAGATTCCTTCGTCTCTCCAGATGAGAGCAGCAAAATGCCCCGGAGCCCAGCCCAGTCAACTTCTCTCCTTTGCCAGCACCCCACCAGCCCCGTCCAGCACACTGCAGCTGGGTAAGAATGCGGGTCACCTGCTCTTCTTGGCTGGCCGCTCCGGGGTCTGTGAGCGGGAGGAGGCTGGGCTCGAGAGGGGCGACGAGCTGGGACCACTTCTCTTCCATGGCTGAAAGGCAAACAGAGTCCCAGCGCACACCTGAAAAACAGCCGCCGACCCTCCCCAATGCTGAGCTTCTCTCGTCGTCACCGCCCAGAAACGTAAACCCCAGACCCACCACCAtctggtcaattctgacacatgacCCTGGGTCTCTGAGACGGTAAACTCCAACCCCCACCCATGTTCTGAGAGTTCTTACAGATGTGACAGCAACCCACAGTTCAATCAGATCAGGTATGATTgtgccattttcaaaacattgtttcaTTTTgcactttggtatcagctccccttcacccccccccccaagagccCTTGTTATAACAATATAGTAttcctatcccccccccccccagtgtctCACACCATCCAATGTGTCCCTGCACTTGTCCTTCTGCTACCCGTGCCTCTAGAGAGGGGTTACAGTCACCCCCGCCCCTCCAGCTCTTTCTATCAGTGCTCCACTACATGCACCGAGTGACCTTAGTTATACACATGAGCCTATGCAGGCCTAACGGGACCGATGACATCAACTAAAACCAAAACAGCAGGGGAGGGCGCATTAAAGAGCTAGCGGAGAGTTATGTGCGTCAGcagtgctgcactgcaccctgcatGGACCATCACTTCCACGCCGCCCGTCTTGAGGGCCCGCCAAAGCTGTGACTCTcggtgggagtagagagcctcctcgtCCTCCTGCTGGTAGTCTCAAACGGctgacttttctgttagcagctccATGCTTAACCTGCTGTGCCACAGAGCTCTTCACTGCAGTTTCCTTTAAAGTGGTTAAAAGGCattgtttgtaaaaaaaagaCCCATGAAGAGAAAGTCAACTGACTGCTGGTATGAAGGGtgcgggtggggtgtgtgtgcacaGAATGCTAGCCCACAGCAGAGCAGGAACAAAGTGTTGGCGCAGAAGCCCATTCTAGAGAAACGACCAACGAAATGAAGGACTTGTTCCAGGGAAGGGAAGTCCGAGTTCGGTTTCAGGTTCACTAAGCTTTCAGACCAGTGGGATGAATCTTGATGAACTCAGGGTAAGCCTgagagaaggcaggaaggagacAAAGAGCCCCAGCTGAGCCCCACCGTGGGCTCCTCTTCTCG includes:
- the LOC142462716 gene encoding nuclear envelope pore membrane protein POM 121C-like, which codes for MSPAAGAAGGGERRRPIASGRDGRGGGCGGPAGAVLLGLSLVGLVLYLVPAAAALAWLALGATAAWWGLSPAPRASRAFSSLARNARRQRPLFTSPPAKSAANGSLLEPRTLLEGPDPAELLLMGSYLGKPGPPQPLPAPEGRDLRERPPRRPAAWPSPPAVRHRALPAQPSPPTPLLRSSRWLPSRDCGTFPSRLVVTPRRRYPIQQAQYSLLGALPTVCWNGYHKKTVLSPRNSKMVCSPVTVRIAPPDSKSIRSPGPEQIISSTLSTPSGNVPDPCAKEVVLSALKERKKRTVEEDDQLFPDGQENKRRRHDSSGSGHSAFEPLVANGVPAAFVPKPGSLKRGFHPQGSDDHLTKRSRTSSGSSLTNTYAGGVPSSSRNAIASSYSSTRGFSQPWKRSGPSSSPLSSPASSRSQTPERPAKKSREEETCHQPSAAPPPVMDREAQGESVADPAAQKKQAMWTSPPTQGSVGQRKRKTPLLPSRRGDQLTLPPPPQLGYTITAEDLDLEKKTSLQWFNRVLEEKTDAAPCPVAENTPGTQPPLTFPTPAAGPAVSAPTLPATSSNPLLESLKKMQSPLGNAPPAQPESAEVATTGAQSPLTTTNLSAVPRASQSGPSSDLKVPDAFPRLTPESTVPASNTIMSPQSLQAKTSTPPPVPPASSPTPKPSILFGMLNTPTSNPPAAPPTSSASPLFKPVFGVPPKSEENPLSASPSVTTAPPSSSAPPATSSSSTPSFKHIFSNTGPPASGSLATPFSFKQTAAPLLTSLPSSTSTAATAPSAEAPKPTFSFSGSGGPQGGAVATSVTSASQPFLFGAPPAPGASFAPATSSMFQFGKPPAVPASTTATTFGQALPSAGQPAPGSSSSGGSTVAGFSGFGSSLTTPAPTTSSQPTLTVTTTPAFNIPFGASTKPPPPSYPGATSQAPFGATDGQQPGVTKPTLAPSFGSSSFSFGNSATATGATPSPSQPAFGSTTPVAFGGLKPPASTFGTPANTQPAFGSATAVFSFGATAAAPAATTTTTATSFGTPTQTTSSGAGSSLFGSTTPSPFAFGGSVAPAGSGGFGINVAPPSTSTTPGAFNFGVGQSGTTSTAAPFGGTLSQNTLGTSSQSTPFAFSVPNTPDSKPVFGGTSTPTFGQSTPAQGVGSSGSGLSFGAAPTAAQGFAPIGPFGSAAPSFSIGAGPKTPGARQRLQARRQHTRKK
- the NSUN5 gene encoding 28S rRNA (cytosine-C(5))-methyltransferase codes for the protein MALYGAAAAVLAGVENRQGSIKGLVYSSRFQNVKQLYALVCETQRYSAVLDAVIASAGLLRAEKKLRPHVAKVLVYELLLGQGFQRGGGRWKPLLARHQARLKAELARLKVQRGVSRNEDLLELGSNPGSAPQMPRFVRVNTLKTCVDDAIDYLKRQGFSYQGRASSLEDLRALKGKHFLLDPLLPELLVFPPHTDLHEHPLYQAGHLILQDKASCLPAMLLAPPPGAHVIDACAAPGNKTSHLAALLKNQGKIFAFDLDAKRLASMATLLSRAGVSCCELAERDFLAVSPSDQRYRQVQYILLDPSCSGSGMVGRQLEEPGAGLPSKERLQALAGFQQRALCHALTFPALQRLVYSTCSLCQEENEDVVQEALQKSLGAFRLVPVLPSWPHRGLGTFPGAEHCLRATPETTLTGGFFVAVLERVEVLSSTSPTETPELTPEQPRTAASALKRKRKRRRKPVACASVQPGM